A part of Bosea sp. (in: a-proteobacteria) genomic DNA contains:
- a CDS encoding DUF4011 domain-containing protein: MSKPVSACTVREIYGDVLKSKQEMPDRPFFNFSIDQLERLFKTQGGNLTIIDQLLAELAHRDTDRSRALAVRVSKQRSAKIPGADAEATARSHARRLALAKAVVSNGADDSIANAPEPLRHLVRKLHFEQLEQASRSNKHPMHSTPEASTAVAMSIETANSKRGLNLRSGETLPTPLTLGARVPSSVRTEVIRIDTLDRAGLSTLISDLKSKAGAEYRIMEDQAAERLAELQRQHMANDPAEKTRLGKIYDRLREKLLDMRLSNPMLSYKHRATSKRQLQIVDEVPEEVYGALAVEGTALEIMPLAEPEGIPTDEQTDEFRAELEHAKVSDLEYLTELAALENAGRDDEFALAEAETRLRTRLRERLQMPPRPNRKTVSPVEHAKSLGIDPQIELQPKAAKSDHKDRKLQTLKWPDSLSSTLDKVQGDAILSEQEMGLSTLFLVFGFLEWADSKDSSKRLFAPLLLLPVKLSERKTGRGNIVFSLAATSEQADGNMSLAKKLEALGLVLPVFDPAEGAKTPIEDYFDEVNAVVSALPGWKVRRWLTLGHFAFGRFAMYADLDPAKWPNSPVENALVGSVLRGTEINGDGGAGLSRPPDDYDVDNEQIETIAPYLVRDADASQHSAIIDVMKGRNLVIQGPPGTGKSQTIANIIANALAAGKKVLFLAEKMAALNVVKRRLDEDKLGHFCLELHSDKSSAKQVIQSLKERHKLGYSVPATRTTSDVLWHEARRDIRQYLDALHADTDVGKPFEQIWKAIRTRSDLGEAVGQFRKTSLPTAAYTSNSGFERIRDRLAQYAGMRAEFETSFGPVSQSPWTGLFDSDAVNAGIAYPLLDELADMAKQLGRLQDALKAAAPFGMGTIQELRASADLLALATLPIPDEALVAFLAAHDRASVTEVLSALETFDSARQALVIIAGFSPQNEGQRLIVQRVVPQLSEADMDETPSVTFSHARSVLEQADAVRNAAKAATPHLSALGLTEGFPVAGLTMLLILSRIVLKVPHDLRRLVLQAPPGTAATLAPVEVEWKTLNEAETTWRSRFTRASERWPSVDALLAAAAIREKSGISGLLAGFGGDAKTVAEVNALLGIPSTVKLPASDYRDLSNHVRRLASFTTNGSHRLLFGDFWRGLDTPITAFAGAITILESARGLIDGALGGPDVLRLLDASGPELAQPLVSAQSALSLWGELPDTIRKLAGSASFETLNQHLDITVLSARRMLESGNEQALATLTATWRELHSVLLEADQLREVEQRLSAIGTPQLVETVSTRRPEVQMALSWLAAVQSVGGLGDAVSRLSAVGASAFLAGYVEARSEGCAALAAVEGTRAELQRSFGLTPWSIDQPNEVAARIADFLGRRDELQQWLAVQQARGQCVMDGLEPFIEASNQYGLVSQQLPELFSGLVAVQRADQIRRNDPVLSKATGAALGSLREQFRARDAQRKEADKKTVYAAVIGRQPVSGMNYGSRKTWTERELLQLEFGKERTSVRVLQLIRQAGRSIQSMKPCFMMSPLSLAKFVPAGSLEFDLLVIDEASQMRPEDALGGLLRAKQIVVVGDPKQLPPTDFFQRSGDDAATDEDGVPLDDDDESILEACHKTFRQLRLLKWHYRSRCESLIAFSNKHIYAPEGRQLITFPAALPGSFSIDRIRIEGVYEQRRNAPEALRIAEDVILFMQHHSDDPKPPTMGVVAMNSDQAELIREQINLLARGDDLVERYRKNVEERGEEFFVKNLENVQGDERDYILISLTYGPKAGEKQVLQRFGPITGKQGHRRLNVLFTRARIRIGLYTSMDASNVKPSETSSRGVHMLQQYLAYVEGGGREAGIATGREPDSDFEIHVAERLRARGFAVEYQVGVSGFRIDLGVFHPELPGQYLAGIECDGAQYHESKSARDRDRLRQDILENLGWSILRVWSTDWFDNPDRQTEILVARLIELQKSGSAATNRYTFRTHFERMSDGVNDETPVPIDCMPRVENAEILEEGLEEGEVLPPRTDKIGATKTSMASVAERLTGDSNLGDLEARELWLADRFTPAEARRALSAFREQVIASSMAPWEPERSILRASMIETFVEQRLVDEGDWFVKVPQFQRRSTNGAEKARYLSEICDIIGRIV; this comes from the coding sequence TTGAGCAAACCTGTTTCTGCATGCACTGTTCGCGAAATTTATGGTGATGTTCTGAAAAGTAAGCAGGAAATGCCGGACCGGCCATTTTTCAATTTCTCGATTGACCAGCTTGAAAGGCTGTTCAAAACGCAAGGCGGCAACCTCACTATTATTGACCAATTGCTCGCAGAATTGGCGCACCGTGACACGGACCGATCAAGGGCGCTGGCCGTGCGCGTTTCCAAGCAACGATCTGCGAAAATTCCGGGTGCAGATGCTGAGGCAACCGCTAGGAGCCATGCGCGTCGTTTGGCCTTGGCGAAAGCTGTCGTGTCCAACGGGGCTGACGATTCAATTGCGAACGCGCCTGAACCGCTGCGACATCTGGTTCGCAAGCTCCACTTCGAGCAACTTGAACAAGCTTCGCGTTCGAACAAACACCCGATGCATTCCACGCCGGAAGCATCAACTGCAGTGGCGATGAGCATCGAAACAGCAAACAGCAAACGCGGGTTAAATCTGCGTTCTGGTGAAACGCTTCCGACACCGCTGACGCTCGGAGCGCGGGTGCCATCCAGCGTACGGACGGAAGTCATTCGGATTGACACCCTTGATCGTGCCGGATTGTCTACCCTCATCAGCGATCTGAAAAGCAAAGCAGGAGCAGAATACAGAATCATGGAAGATCAGGCTGCAGAACGTCTCGCTGAACTGCAGCGACAGCACATGGCGAACGATCCGGCCGAAAAAACACGCCTTGGCAAAATCTACGATCGGCTCCGCGAGAAGCTGCTCGACATGCGCTTGTCCAACCCGATGCTGAGCTACAAGCATCGGGCCACATCCAAGCGCCAGTTGCAGATTGTCGACGAGGTTCCTGAAGAGGTCTATGGCGCGCTTGCGGTCGAAGGCACAGCGCTGGAGATCATGCCGCTTGCCGAACCAGAAGGCATCCCTACAGACGAGCAGACGGATGAGTTCCGCGCCGAGCTTGAACACGCGAAGGTGTCCGATCTCGAATACCTGACCGAACTGGCGGCGCTCGAAAATGCGGGACGGGATGACGAATTTGCTCTGGCCGAGGCTGAAACCCGATTGCGCACCCGCCTTCGCGAAAGGCTGCAGATGCCGCCGCGACCAAACCGCAAGACGGTATCACCAGTCGAACACGCCAAATCACTCGGCATTGATCCGCAGATCGAACTTCAGCCCAAGGCCGCAAAGAGCGACCACAAGGACCGCAAGCTGCAAACGCTGAAGTGGCCGGACAGCCTGTCGTCCACGCTCGACAAGGTGCAGGGTGATGCCATCTTGTCTGAGCAGGAGATGGGTCTGTCGACCCTTTTTCTGGTCTTCGGCTTTCTGGAATGGGCGGATTCCAAGGACAGCAGCAAGCGTTTGTTCGCCCCGCTCCTGCTGCTTCCGGTAAAGCTCTCTGAACGCAAGACAGGCCGGGGAAACATCGTCTTTTCGTTGGCTGCGACGTCCGAGCAAGCCGATGGCAACATGAGCCTGGCCAAGAAGCTGGAAGCGCTGGGACTGGTGCTGCCAGTGTTCGACCCTGCCGAGGGAGCCAAAACGCCAATCGAGGACTACTTCGATGAGGTCAACGCGGTCGTGTCCGCGCTGCCAGGCTGGAAGGTACGCCGCTGGCTGACATTGGGCCATTTCGCCTTTGGGCGGTTTGCTATGTATGCCGATCTTGATCCGGCGAAATGGCCGAATTCACCGGTCGAGAATGCACTCGTGGGTTCCGTGCTACGCGGCACTGAAATCAATGGCGACGGCGGGGCAGGTCTATCTAGGCCACCCGACGACTACGACGTCGACAATGAGCAGATCGAGACCATCGCGCCTTATCTGGTGCGGGATGCTGACGCTTCGCAGCATTCGGCCATCATCGATGTGATGAAAGGCAGGAACCTCGTTATTCAGGGGCCGCCCGGCACCGGCAAAAGCCAGACCATCGCCAACATCATCGCCAACGCGCTGGCTGCGGGCAAGAAGGTACTGTTTCTTGCCGAGAAGATGGCGGCGCTCAACGTCGTTAAGCGGCGCCTGGATGAAGACAAGCTCGGGCATTTCTGCCTTGAATTGCACTCCGACAAATCGTCAGCCAAGCAGGTCATCCAAAGCCTGAAGGAGCGGCATAAGCTCGGCTACAGCGTGCCTGCCACTCGCACCACCAGCGATGTGCTGTGGCATGAAGCCCGCCGCGACATCCGGCAATATCTGGATGCCCTGCATGCTGACACAGATGTCGGTAAGCCTTTCGAGCAAATCTGGAAGGCGATACGCACGCGATCGGACCTTGGCGAGGCCGTTGGTCAGTTCCGCAAGACGTCTTTGCCGACTGCTGCGTACACCTCGAACTCGGGTTTTGAACGAATCCGCGATCGCCTCGCGCAATATGCTGGCATGAGGGCCGAATTCGAGACGTCTTTCGGGCCAGTCAGCCAGTCTCCTTGGACCGGACTTTTCGATAGCGATGCCGTGAATGCCGGGATCGCCTATCCGTTGCTTGATGAGCTGGCGGACATGGCAAAGCAACTCGGACGTCTGCAGGACGCTCTGAAAGCTGCCGCACCATTTGGCATGGGAACGATCCAGGAGTTGCGGGCAAGCGCTGATCTTTTGGCCTTGGCAACCCTCCCGATTCCAGACGAGGCCCTCGTCGCATTCCTGGCTGCACATGATCGCGCCTCTGTCACCGAAGTGCTTTCGGCGCTGGAGACCTTCGACAGTGCGCGACAGGCGCTTGTCATCATTGCAGGCTTCAGTCCGCAGAACGAGGGGCAGCGCCTCATCGTTCAGCGGGTGGTCCCTCAGTTATCTGAAGCCGACATGGACGAGACGCCGAGCGTGACGTTCTCGCACGCCCGGTCAGTGCTCGAACAAGCTGATGCCGTCCGAAATGCAGCCAAGGCGGCGACGCCTCATCTGTCTGCTCTGGGTTTGACCGAGGGCTTCCCGGTGGCAGGGCTGACAATGCTTTTGATCCTGTCGCGCATTGTTTTGAAGGTGCCGCACGATCTGCGCCGCCTTGTCTTGCAAGCACCACCCGGAACTGCGGCCACTCTTGCGCCGGTCGAGGTCGAGTGGAAAACCCTCAATGAGGCCGAGACGACATGGCGCTCGCGGTTCACACGTGCCAGTGAACGCTGGCCGTCGGTCGATGCTCTGCTGGCCGCCGCCGCAATCCGGGAAAAGTCTGGCATCAGCGGGTTGCTTGCAGGATTTGGAGGGGATGCGAAGACCGTTGCCGAGGTTAACGCCCTGCTCGGCATCCCTTCGACAGTGAAACTTCCTGCATCCGACTACCGCGATCTCTCTAATCACGTGCGCCGCCTGGCTTCTTTTACCACGAATGGGAGCCACCGCTTGCTGTTCGGAGATTTCTGGCGAGGGCTTGATACGCCGATCACGGCTTTCGCCGGTGCCATAACGATCCTCGAAAGCGCGCGCGGCTTGATCGATGGTGCTCTAGGCGGGCCTGATGTCCTGCGCCTCCTCGATGCATCTGGGCCGGAGTTGGCCCAACCGCTTGTCAGCGCCCAGAGCGCGCTGTCGCTGTGGGGAGAACTCCCTGACACCATTCGAAAACTTGCGGGGTCGGCGAGCTTCGAGACGTTGAACCAACACCTCGACATTACAGTGCTGTCCGCCAGGCGCATGCTGGAAAGCGGAAATGAGCAGGCACTTGCGACCCTCACCGCCACCTGGCGGGAGCTTCATTCTGTCTTGCTGGAGGCGGATCAGCTTCGCGAGGTAGAACAGCGGCTTTCGGCAATCGGAACTCCTCAGCTTGTCGAAACCGTCAGCACGCGTCGGCCCGAAGTCCAAATGGCATTGTCTTGGCTGGCGGCTGTGCAGTCAGTAGGAGGCCTAGGCGATGCGGTTTCACGCCTTTCTGCGGTTGGTGCGAGCGCTTTTCTCGCCGGCTACGTTGAGGCTCGATCCGAAGGGTGCGCAGCATTGGCCGCTGTCGAAGGCACTCGCGCAGAACTGCAACGATCATTCGGTTTAACACCGTGGTCGATTGATCAACCCAACGAAGTTGCCGCCAGAATTGCCGATTTTCTCGGCCGCCGTGATGAACTTCAGCAATGGCTGGCAGTCCAGCAGGCGAGGGGACAATGTGTGATGGACGGACTGGAGCCGTTCATTGAAGCGTCGAACCAGTACGGCTTGGTTTCGCAGCAACTTCCTGAATTGTTTTCTGGGTTGGTCGCCGTGCAGCGGGCAGATCAGATCCGTCGCAACGATCCGGTGTTGTCAAAGGCAACAGGTGCTGCGTTGGGCAGCTTGCGCGAGCAGTTTCGGGCCAGAGACGCGCAACGCAAGGAAGCCGACAAGAAGACGGTCTATGCAGCGGTCATCGGTAGGCAGCCCGTGTCCGGCATGAACTACGGTTCGAGGAAAACATGGACCGAAAGGGAGTTGCTTCAGCTTGAGTTTGGCAAGGAACGAACCTCTGTCCGCGTCCTGCAACTCATCAGGCAGGCCGGCCGTTCGATCCAGTCCATGAAGCCCTGCTTCATGATGTCGCCGCTCTCGTTAGCGAAATTCGTGCCTGCTGGATCGCTTGAGTTTGATTTGCTGGTCATCGACGAAGCATCGCAGATGAGGCCAGAGGACGCGCTCGGCGGTCTGCTCCGGGCAAAGCAGATCGTAGTCGTCGGCGATCCGAAACAGCTTCCGCCGACAGATTTCTTCCAGCGTTCGGGGGATGACGCCGCGACCGATGAAGACGGTGTTCCGCTGGACGATGACGACGAATCCATCCTCGAAGCCTGTCACAAGACCTTTCGGCAGCTCCGGTTGCTAAAATGGCATTATCGTAGCCGCTGCGAAAGCTTGATAGCCTTCTCGAACAAGCACATCTATGCCCCCGAGGGTCGCCAACTGATCACCTTCCCTGCTGCCTTGCCGGGTTCATTCTCGATCGATCGCATCAGGATTGAAGGAGTTTATGAGCAAAGGCGCAATGCGCCTGAAGCCCTCCGGATCGCAGAGGATGTCATTCTCTTCATGCAGCACCATTCCGACGATCCCAAGCCACCGACCATGGGCGTCGTCGCGATGAACTCGGATCAGGCGGAGCTTATCCGCGAGCAGATCAATCTGCTCGCCCGCGGCGATGATCTCGTCGAACGCTACCGAAAAAATGTCGAAGAGCGTGGCGAAGAGTTCTTCGTAAAGAACCTCGAGAACGTCCAGGGTGATGAGCGGGACTATATTCTGATCTCGCTGACCTATGGCCCGAAGGCAGGCGAGAAACAGGTTCTGCAGCGGTTTGGCCCCATCACTGGCAAACAAGGTCACAGGCGATTGAATGTGTTGTTCACGCGAGCCCGCATTAGGATCGGCCTTTACACATCTATGGATGCTAGCAACGTCAAGCCTTCGGAGACGAGTTCGCGTGGCGTCCATATGTTGCAGCAATACTTAGCCTATGTCGAAGGAGGTGGGCGTGAAGCTGGTATCGCGACGGGAAGGGAGCCGGACAGCGACTTCGAGATTCATGTGGCTGAGCGTTTGCGGGCACGTGGTTTTGCGGTCGAGTATCAAGTTGGGGTTTCGGGCTTTCGGATTGATCTCGGCGTTTTCCATCCGGAATTGCCTGGCCAGTATCTAGCAGGCATCGAATGTGACGGTGCCCAGTACCATGAAAGCAAAAGCGCTCGTGATCGGGACCGCCTGCGTCAGGACATCCTTGAAAATCTCGGATGGTCAATCCTGCGGGTTTGGTCGACCGATTGGTTTGACAACCCTGATCGCCAAACAGAAATCCTGGTGGCGCGCCTGATTGAGCTTCAGAAAAGCGGAAGTGCGGCGACGAACCGATACACCTTCCGTACGCATTTCGAGCGGATGTCGGACGGTGTGAACGATGAGACCCCAGTCCCTATCGACTGCATGCCCAGGGTGGAGAATGCTGAAATTCTTGAGGAAGGTCTTGAGGAAGGTGAGGTGCTTCCGCCACGCACCGATAAGATTGGTGCCACAAAAACGAGCATGGCAAGCGTCGCCGAGCGCCTGACTGGTGATAGCAACCTCGGAGACTTGGAAGCTCGAGAATTGTGGCTGGCCGATCGGTTCACACCTGCCGAAGCGCGCCGGGCGCTTTCCGCGTTTCGTGAACAGGTCATCGCGTCTTCGATGGCACCATGGGAGCCGGAACGCTCGATCTTGCGTGCGAGCATGATCGAAACGTTCGTCGAACAGCGCCTTGTTGATGAAGGCGACTGGTTCGTGAAGGTCCCGCAATTCCAGCGCAGAAGCACCAACGGCGCGGAAAAGGCACGCTATCTCAGCGAGATCTGCGACATAATCGGACGCATAGTCTGA